Proteins from one Xiphophorus hellerii strain 12219 chromosome 8, Xiphophorus_hellerii-4.1, whole genome shotgun sequence genomic window:
- the s1pr3b gene encoding sphingosine 1-phosphate receptor 3, with amino-acid sequence MNVVLLHYNYTGKLGNQQMTPTNNVDFQRIVSLIVSLIVVENLTVLVAIWRNHRFHNRMYFFIGNLALCDLLAGVFYMVNLLLSGDKTFDLSPTLWFIREGSTFVALSASIFSLLAIAIERHLTMIKMRPYDANKNYRVFLLIGTSWLIAVILGALPILGWNCIDNLPDCSTVLSLYSKKYVAFYITVFIILLLAMSVLYARIYILVKSSSRKVSKHSNSEHAMSLLRTVIIVVGVFIACWTPLFILLLVDVASEQHFPVLYQADWFIALAVLNSAMNPVIYTLVSREMRRAFLALVCGVCYKMKTFCGRRWEQAVPGAQANLEEIME; translated from the coding sequence ATGAATGTCGTACTCCTTCACTACAATTACACTGGGAAGCTGGGAAACCAGCAGATGACTCCCACTAATAATGTGGACTTTCAAAGAATCGTCTCCCTCATCGTTTCCCTCATCGTTGTGGAGAACCTCACCGTCCTGGTGGCCATATGGAGGAACCACAGGTTCCACAACCGGATGTACTTCTTCATTGGGAACCTGGCACTGTGTGATCTGCTGGCTGGAGTCTTCTACATGGTCAACTTGCTCCTCTCTGGGGATAAGACGTTTGATCTCTCACCGACTCTGTGGTTTATTAGAGAGGGCAGCACATTTGTAGCACTCAGTGCCTCCATCTTCAGTCTTTTGGCCATTGCCATAGAGAGACACCTGACTATGATCAAAATGAGACCTTATGATGCCAACAAGAACTACAGAGTGTTTCTGCTTATAGGGACCTCCTGGCTGATTGCTGTGATCCTGGGAGCTTTACCCATCTTGGGTTGGAACTGCATTGACAACCTCCCAGACTGTTCCACAGTCCTGTCTCTTTACAGCAAGAAATATGTAGCTTTCTACATCACAGTTTTCATAATCCTGCTTTTAGCCATGTCAGTCCTTTATGCTCGCATCTACATCCTGGTAAAATCCAGCAGCCGAAAGGTGAGTAAGCACAGCAACTCTGAGCACGCTATGTCCCTTCTGCGCACCGTCATTATTGTAGTTGGAGTCTTCATCGCCTGCTGGACACCCCTCTTCATCCTGCTCCTGGTGGATGTGGCGTCTGAGCAGCACTTTCCAGTCCTCTACCAGGCTGACTGGTTTATAGCACTGGCTGTGCTCAACTCGGCCATGAACCCAGTCATCTACACTCTGGTCAGTCGCGAGATGAGACGGGCCTTCCTGGCTCTGGTTTGTGGCGTTTGCTACAAGATGAAGACTTTTTGTGGACGGCGGTGGGAACAGGCAGTTCCGGGAGCCCAGGCAAATCTGGAAGAAATCATGGAGTag